A region from the Polaribacter sp. Hel1_33_78 genome encodes:
- a CDS encoding DUF5723 family protein yields MKKFLFFLLILFFYKVTAQNKQVLYDFVELPQTLLLNPGAETSYQFHFGLPLLSGLSAEFASSGVVLTDVFSLDHKDINDKISKVLNNLTTRDFIKLNLQIDIFNGGFRIHDSYVSFGLYEEIDVIGYYPKDLITILNEGNTAYLNRSFRISQLTYKADVIGVLHAGISKKINEKLTVGARFKIYSSALNTESSMNTGTFTTVLGTNNIYKHYLSNVNINTKSSGLFNIDDELIDDPATYLKNTFFGDNIGVGVDFGLTYHITPQFEFSGSILDFGFIHHKKNIKNGTLIGSFISEGSNFQYDPDNPENFWNELGNNLGEQLPVKENKESYISWRPTKLNAALKYSFGEKRTEICYDDRYKDFYTDALGIQLYSIFRPLRPQLALTAFYQKSITNKIHTKVTYTIDDFSYANIGAGFSAQFGKVNLYGMLDNILEYTNLSSANSVSFQLGINVIFN; encoded by the coding sequence ATGAAAAAATTTTTATTTTTTTTATTAATTTTGTTCTTCTATAAAGTCACTGCTCAAAATAAGCAAGTTTTATATGATTTTGTAGAATTACCTCAAACATTACTTTTAAACCCAGGAGCAGAAACCAGTTATCAATTTCATTTTGGACTGCCCTTATTGTCCGGTTTGTCAGCAGAATTTGCTTCTTCAGGTGTAGTTTTAACAGATGTGTTTTCGTTAGATCATAAAGATATAAATGATAAGATTTCTAAGGTTTTGAATAATTTAACCACAAGGGATTTTATTAAACTTAATTTACAAATTGATATTTTTAATGGAGGGTTTAGGATTCATGATTCATATGTAAGCTTTGGTTTATACGAAGAAATTGATGTAATAGGGTATTATCCAAAAGATTTAATAACTATTTTAAATGAAGGCAATACTGCTTACTTAAATAGAAGTTTTAGAATTTCTCAACTAACATATAAAGCGGATGTTATTGGTGTATTGCATGCAGGTATTAGCAAAAAAATAAATGAAAAATTAACAGTAGGGGCAAGATTTAAAATATACTCTTCAGCTTTAAATACCGAGTCTTCCATGAACACCGGAACTTTTACTACAGTTTTAGGTACAAATAATATTTATAAACATTACTTGTCTAATGTAAATATTAATACAAAATCATCTGGGTTGTTTAATATTGATGATGAGTTGATAGATGACCCAGCTACATATTTAAAAAACACGTTTTTTGGAGATAATATTGGAGTTGGAGTTGATTTTGGCTTAACGTATCACATAACACCCCAATTTGAGTTTTCTGGAAGTATTTTAGATTTTGGTTTTATACATCATAAAAAAAATATTAAAAATGGAACTTTAATAGGAAGTTTTATTTCTGAAGGAAGTAATTTTCAATATGACCCTGATAACCCAGAAAATTTTTGGAACGAATTAGGCAATAATTTGGGAGAACAATTGCCAGTAAAAGAAAATAAAGAGTCCTATATTTCGTGGAGGCCAACAAAATTAAATGCTGCTTTAAAGTATAGTTTTGGCGAAAAAAGAACTGAAATTTGTTATGATGATAGGTACAAAGATTTTTATACAGATGCTTTAGGTATTCAATTATACAGTATATTTAGACCTTTAAGGCCGCAATTGGCATTAACTGCTTTTTATCAAAAATCAATAACAAATAAAATTCACACAAAAGTAACTTATACGATAGACGACTTTTCGTACGCAAATATTGGAGCAGGGTTTTCGGCACAATTTGGTAAGGTTAATTTATATGGTATGTTGGATAATATTTTAGAGTACACAAATTTATCTTCTGCAAATAGTGTATCTTTCCAATTAGGAATTAATGTAATATTTAATTAA
- a CDS encoding glycosyltransferase family 4 protein → MRNKLNVLFICGWYPSRVLTNNGDFIQRHAEAVSLKQNVSVLHIITDKNCTKNIEFTSKKTNGIQTHIAYVKKTNSRVVKLIQFCRAYLILLKKVKPFDVVHLHELYPFGLFALHLKWLQKKPFLISEHWSGYLTPKLKNRTFFQKIILNLITKNASFICPVTQNLADSMQHFGLKGNYIPVPNVVDTKLFLPKKKEENEFTIIHISNMVPLKNVPQMLQVAKKLEIEIGAFTWKFIGEKIDGFSSLIKDLQFKTANIHFINHIAHKELVKEIQNANVLVLFSDYESLPCVILEAFSCGIPVISTDVGGIKEYFPHNFGFLIETGNKKELLEKIKQTQQQKLATSKEMHAYAKSNFSKEAIATIFSDLYNKALKIKY, encoded by the coding sequence TTGCGCAATAAACTTAACGTTTTATTTATCTGTGGTTGGTATCCTTCTAGAGTTTTAACAAACAATGGAGACTTTATTCAACGCCATGCAGAGGCTGTTTCTTTAAAACAAAATGTTTCTGTTTTGCATATTATTACAGATAAAAATTGTACAAAAAACATAGAATTCACTTCAAAAAAAACAAATGGAATTCAGACTCATATTGCCTATGTTAAAAAAACAAATAGCAGAGTCGTAAAATTAATTCAATTTTGCAGAGCTTACTTAATTTTACTCAAAAAAGTAAAACCTTTTGATGTTGTTCATCTGCACGAATTATACCCTTTTGGGTTGTTTGCTTTACATTTAAAATGGCTTCAAAAAAAACCTTTTTTAATTTCTGAACATTGGTCTGGATATTTAACGCCAAAATTAAAAAATAGGACTTTTTTTCAAAAAATAATTTTAAATCTAATTACAAAAAATGCTTCCTTTATTTGTCCAGTCACTCAAAACTTAGCAGATTCAATGCAACATTTTGGTTTAAAAGGAAATTACATTCCAGTACCTAACGTTGTTGATACAAAACTTTTTTTGCCAAAAAAAAAGGAAGAAAACGAATTTACCATAATTCATATTTCGAATATGGTCCCTTTAAAAAATGTTCCTCAAATGTTGCAAGTTGCTAAAAAGCTTGAAATTGAAATAGGTGCTTTTACCTGGAAGTTTATTGGTGAAAAAATAGATGGTTTTTCATCACTAATTAAAGACTTGCAATTTAAAACAGCAAACATTCATTTTATAAATCATATTGCTCATAAAGAACTTGTAAAAGAGATACAGAATGCAAATGTTTTAGTGCTTTTTAGTGATTATGAAAGCTTGCCTTGTGTAATTCTTGAGGCTTTTTCTTGCGGAATCCCGGTTATATCCACAGATGTTGGTGGTATTAAAGAGTATTTTCCTCATAACTTTGGTTTCTTAATAGAGACAGGAAATAAGAAAGAATTATTAGAAAAAATAAAACAAACACAACAACAAAAATTAGCTACATCCAAAGAAATGCACGCTTACGCTAAAAGTAATTTTAGTAAAGAAGCCATTGCTACTATTTTTTCTGATCTTTACAACAAAGCACTAAAAATAAAATATTGA
- a CDS encoding YjjG family noncanonical pyrimidine nucleotidase → MEIQHVFFDLDHTLWDFEKNSDLAFKKVFDKQNITIDLNSFLEVYKPLNLQYWKLYREEKVTKEELRYKRLKNTFDAVNYRISDNLIDVIAIEYINFLPDFNHLFEHTFEILDYLKGKYQLHIITNGFEEIQTKKMETSKILHYFDIIVTSESVGVKKPNPKVFNFALEKANAINSASIMIGDSIEADVEGALSVGMKAIHANFEKGKVNNVNFNSITSLLDIKDYL, encoded by the coding sequence ATGGAAATACAACATGTCTTTTTTGATTTAGATCATACTTTGTGGGATTTTGAAAAGAATTCCGACTTAGCTTTTAAAAAAGTGTTTGATAAACAAAATATTACGATAGATTTAAACAGTTTTTTGGAGGTTTATAAGCCTTTAAACCTTCAATACTGGAAACTGTATAGAGAAGAGAAAGTTACAAAAGAAGAATTAAGATATAAGAGGTTAAAGAATACTTTTGATGCTGTAAATTATCGTATTTCAGATAATTTAATTGATGTTATTGCCATTGAGTACATCAATTTTTTGCCAGATTTTAATCATTTATTTGAACATACTTTTGAAATTTTAGATTATTTAAAAGGTAAATACCAATTACACATCATCACAAATGGTTTTGAAGAAATTCAAACAAAAAAAATGGAAACTTCAAAAATTTTACATTATTTTGATATAATCGTAACTTCTGAATCTGTTGGTGTTAAAAAGCCAAATCCAAAAGTTTTTAATTTTGCTCTTGAAAAAGCCAATGCCATAAATAGTGCTTCCATAATGATCGGAGACAGCATTGAAGCGGACGTAGAAGGTGCTTTAAGTGTTGGAATGAAAGCAATTCATGCAAATTTTGAAAAAGGAAAAGTAAATAATGTTAATTTTAATTCAATAACCTCTCTTTTAGATATAAAAGATTATCTTTAA